GCCGCTGAAATTGAATGAAATTGGCGGCTTTACGCCTGTGACATATTTCGCGGGTTATAATCCTACGCCATCACAGCGGCAAGCTAAGGATAGGGCTATGCGCACATTGATTTTGTCAACTGTGTTGTCGTTGACGGTTCCTGCCGGACTTCTGGGGTGCGCCTCCACCTCCCCACATAATCTGGTTCAATCTGTTGTTGCTGACACTCACCTGGGGTGGCAAACAGCACCGGAAAACCAACTGGCATTTTCCCTGGCGACCGCATCGGGTGTTGCCCAGGTTGAGCTACAGCCTTTGCCGGAAGAGTTCACAGTGGTCACTCTTGAGTTACCCGGCATGCAAAAAGTTGAAAATATTCAGTGGGAAAATGAAGAAGGGAAATTCACCACGCTGTATGACGGCGAGGCGAGTTTGGAAGGCGTCAGCCTACAGAGCAGGGGGCACGGCTATCGCTTGCAGTTGCAGTTGTCTGCGATGGACTATCTCCGGGATGGGGGGTGCTGACCGTTACGGATCAGCGTTAGAAACTCTACTGGTACGCTCAAAGCCCAGTCCTGCAGGGCGAATCAAATAGAGCTGTTTCCAGTACTTTCCAGTTATCCAGAGCCCATTTTTGGCTTTGTCCCAGGCGATCCCATTGGCCACGGTGTCAGGGTGATTTCTGCCGGCCGGATTGAGAGCGCTGAGATCGATAATGCCGCGCACCTGGCCACTCTCCGGATCGATGGCAATAATCTGTTTTTCTTGCCATATATTTGCCCAAATCAGGCCCTGGGCAAATTCCAATTCATTGAGTCTGGACCAATTTTTACCTCCGCCTTGAACTTTGAGGTGTCGCACTACCTCAAAAGTATCGGGATCGCGGAAAACCAGTTCGCCACTGCCATTACTCATAATCAGCTGCTGGCCATTACTGGTGAGGCCCCAGCCTTCGCCTCGATAGTGCATGACCTTCAAATGTTGGAGCTTGTCTGCGTGGTAGACATGGACCTCTCCCGCCTTGTAGGTCAGCAGGTAAAGTTTATCGTGGAGAACTGTGAGCCCTTCGGCGAAACGATTCCTGGCCAGCCATTTGCGTCTTACTGGATTGGCGCCAGGATCGGTATACTCGGCGAGCCAGGAGCGGCGGTAGCGACCACTGCTCTCCCACCAGCGTTGACCATCGTAGAAAAGCCCCTGGGTGAAATGGTCCCCTCCACGCTGGCGCTCTTCCAGGATGGAAAAAGGGATTGTTTGGAGTTGTGTCTCTGCAGCTGCACTTTGCAGCCACGGGGCGTAAAGCAATAACAGTATCCAGCTGTTCACGAGAAGTCGGTTCATCAATAGCCTATGACCAGAATTAAAACTTTTATCACTTTGACGCTGCTGGGTGGACTCGCAGTGGTGCTGCCTATAGCTATCTTTGTCCTGCTGTTTCAGTGGCTGTTCGGTCAAGTTAGTGATCTTGTAGCTCCCGCTGTGGTGTGGCTTGAGGCGCATACAGAATTTAAGAATACCCTTGCCAGGCTCGTGGTGATAGCCCTGATTCTCGGTGGTTGTTTCGCGATTGGTTTGTTGGTGAAAACCAGTGTTGGCAGCTGGCTGCACCGCCATGTGGATCACTGGTTGGGACGCCTGGCGCCGGGTTACAGCACCATCAAAGATGTGGTGATCCAGTTTATTGGTGGCGGTGGTGAAGGTGTGCTGGCGGGGCCGGTAGCCAAGGTCCGCATTCACGGCATTGATAATCCGCTCACAGTCACCGCAATTGTCACCTCTCAGCATCCCAATGGGGATATGACAGTCTATGTGCCTACAGCGCCGGTGCCTACCTCCGGGTTTGTGTTTCACGTACCGGCAGAGTGCGTAGAAATACTGCCCGGCGTGAGTGTTGAGGCGGCGATGAAGACGATCGTCGCCTGTGGTTCCGGCAGTGCCAATTTGCTGTCTTCAGAGAAGAAAGAGACTGGAGCCCCCTCTACTTGATATCCCGGTTTCTACCCAGATCGCGAATGGCAAAGCGAGCCGGGTGCAGTGCTTTGGCCAGGGTTGCGCTGACCGGAAGGGGCTCGTTGAGCATCCAGGCAGTCAGTACCTCGGCTGTTAGTGGTGCGTAGGTAAAGCCACGGGAACCCAAGCCTCCCATTACATAGAGGCCTTGCTGGTAGTCAGCCCGCTCGGGAACGTACTGCTTGCGATTCTTGCGCAGTGCGACATAGGTATCGTTGATAGAGTCCCAGTTGGGTAAGGGGCCGGCTAAGGGTAGGTAGTCGGGGGTCGCTGCGCGCAAAGCCGCTCGGCCAGTGAGAGACTGTTGTGAGAACTCATCTGCTATTTTCGGCAGTAGCTCTGCCAGGGTTTGTAGATTCTCGCTGTGCTCGCTAACTCGTAGGTCAGTAGCGGTCTCCTTAAGCTTAAAGGTGGCACCAAAGCTCTGACGCCCTTGATAGGCAGGAGTGATATAACCCTCACCGCACAAAGCCATTTGTAACTGCGAAGAATTTTCAGTGGCCGTTGCTCTGGACACCTGCCCGCGAATTGGCTTCAGGGGGAGGGCCGCCGCAGGGGCAAATTGGCGAATATCATTGGCACCGCACAGAACTACCGCATCAAATTGAAAGTCACTGCGGTCTGTTTTTACTGACCAGCCGCTCAATTCTCGCTCTAATTCTTTTACCAAGCTGTTGCTGTGCAGGTTGATATTTGGGTGCTGCAATAAAGTGGCGCAGACTTTGCGCGGTTCAATCCACCCGGCGTGAGGAAAGTGCAGTCCACCCACGGGTAGGTCCACGCCTGCCAGGGAGCTGGCCGCTCGGGCATCGACAGGTTCAGCCAATAGCTGCCCATCGCTCTCCGCCAGTGTGGCGGCAACCTGACTCTGTAATTGCTGTTCCCGCTCGTTTTGCGCCAATTGAAGCAGACCGCTGAAGTGGCTCACTTTAGAGCAGCGGCTGCGATAGTAGCGCTGGGCAAACATCAAAGCGTGGAGATTGAAGTCTCCGTTGGGGCCGGGCTTGGGAGATAACTTGGCGTATAGAATTCCCTGGTCATTCCCAGAGCCACCAGAGCCGGGTTCCTCACCCTGCTCAAATACCTGAACATCGATGCCGCGCTCTGCCAGTGCCCGGGCAATAGTGGCACTGGCTATTCCCGCGCCGACAATAGCGACGGTTTTAGGAGGCTTGCTTTCCTGGTGAGGTAGGTGCCACGGAGTTTCCCTGGTTTCGCTCACTTGTGGGCTCTCCAGAGTGCCACACAGCATCTCTCTTTTGCGCCCGAAGCCGGGAACCTTGCGCAGGGAAAAACCGGCATCGCGGAGTCCGCGCTTAACCAGCCCGGCACAAGTAAAGGTGGCGAAAGTGGCGCTGGGACTGCTCAGAGCGGCCATGTTGTTAAACAACTCCGGTGCCCACATATCCGGGTTCTTGGCTGGGGCAAAACCGTCCAGGAACCAAGCGTCTACCTGGTGATCGCTGTCCCTTTGCAGGCGCAAGCTGTTCAGGGCCTCACTTGCCTCCCCGATAATCAGGGTCAGGCTGACTGGGCCAAAGTGCAGCCGGTGAATGCCGGCGGCCAGCAGGGGAGGGTAGCTATCAATCAAAGGCTGAGCGAACGGGGCCAGTTGTGGCCAGAGATCCAGTGCCCTGCGCAGGTCGTTGGGACGCAGCGGGAACTTCTCGACCGAAATAAAGTGCAAGCGAGCACTTTCCGGGGCCGTTTTCTGCCAAAGCTCTGCGGCGGCGAGAAAGTTCAGGCCGGTGCCGAAGCCTGTCTCGGCAATGGTAAAGGTGCCGTTCTCAGCGAGCTGTTGCCAGCGTTCAGCCAGGGCATTTTGCTGCAGGAAAACGTAGCGGGTTTCCTCCAGGCCGGAGGCGCTGGAAAAATAGATATCGTCATAGGCGCGAGAGAGCGGCTGGCCGTCTTCACGCCATTCAATTTCTGCGTACTTCTTGTCCGGTTCGCTCACAATAAGACTTCCGTCAGCCCCCATCCTGCAAGCCAAACTCGCGCATTACCTGGTCGCACCAGCGCTGGATACGCTCTTCGCTCAGATCGAATTCGTTCTCCTCATCCAGGGCCAGCCCGACAAACTGGCTGCCATCGGCAGTTAGCCCCTTGGACTCTTCAAACTCGTAACCTTCTGCGGACCAATAGCCCACTGCACGGGCACCGCAGGCGAGGAGCTGTGAATGCAAATAGCCCAAGGCGTCCTGGAACCACTGGGGGTAGCCTTCCTGATCACCCAGACCAAACAGCGCGACCTTTTTCTCGTGCAGGTCCAGCGCGGCCAAGTCGTCCCAGATATTTTCCCAGTCCTCTTGCAGTTCGCCGTAGTCCCAGGTGGGGATACCGAACAAAAGGAAGTCGTAGTCTTCGGCGAGGGTAATATCCGCCTCTGCGATGTTGTGGATATCAATCCATTGAGGACCGATACACTGGCGGATCTTCTCCGCAGCCATTTCGGTATAGCAAGTGCTGGAACCGTAAAAGAGTCCGATTGGAGCTTGGGAACTTTGCATAACAGGTGAACTTCTTACTGCTGGGACACGGCGCCACTAAAATCCAATTGTCGCCAAGCCTCGTAGATAACAATGGCGGCGGCATTGGACAGGTTGATACTGCGGCTCTCGGCACGCATGGGGATACGCAAAGTGTTTTCGGCCCCTACTGCTTGCAGGAACTCTGCGGGCAGTCCCCGGGTCTCCGGGCCAAACACAATGGCGTCATCCGCCTGGAATTCGATCGCGGTATGGCTTTTGCTTCCCTTGGTGGAGAGCGCCAGCACCCTGGCGGGTTGTTCGCTATCGATAAAGGTCTGCCAGTCCTTGTGGCGCACCACGCGACTGTACTCGCTGTAGTCGAGGCCGGCGCGACGCAGGCGTTTGTCATCCATATCGAAACCCAAGGGCTCGATAAGGTGCAGCTCTGCCCCGGTATTGGCGCAAAGTCGAATAATATTGCCGGTATTTGGCGCTATTTCAGGTTGGTATAGAACAATCTTGAACATGAGGTGGCGTTTGCGCTGGAGAGACTTCTAGCTAGACCGGACAGCAGTGCCCGGCCCTGTACGGCTGCGGATTATTCCACAATTAGATGGGGGTGGCGATCTCCTCGCAATCGATCTCGACCCCGAGTTCATTGGCAATCTGGTCCAGATCGTCACGCAGGCCGTCGAGGTCTATGTCTTCGGCCACGCTGATGGTGCACTCGGCATTAAACAGGGGCTCACCGCTCCAGGGGGTGCTGCCGTAAGTGGTTTCCAGGTGCTCCATATTGATATGGTGAACGGTAAGTGCGCGCGAGATCTCGCGGACTATACCGGGACGGTCGTTGCCAACCAGTTTCAGCGTCAGCGTTTGCTGGGGTTTGGCGGATACTGCAATGGCATCTTCAATAACCAGGTTGTAGCCTGCGTTTGCCAGGGCTGATAACGCCTCTTTAAGTGTCTCGCTTTTATCTGCGGGCACCGCCACCCGCAGGATTCCGGCAAACTTCCCAGCGAAGTGGGCCATATGGCTGTCTTCCCAGTTGCCGCCGTTATCTGCGATAACTGCTGAAAGCTTTTCCACGACACCGGGCTTGTCATCAGAGATCATGGAGATAACGAGATGCTGTTGCATATAGGGTTCCTTTGCTTCACGAGAGACGTTGAGCTGACATTGTAATAGGATCTCGTCGAATAACTCTATCGGCCAATCTCAAAAGCGTTATTTTGAAACCAATATCCAAGTACTTTAACGAGGGACTGTTGATGAACGTGATTGCTGACTTATGTGTGATCCCTATCGGCGTTGGTGTTTCCGTCAGTAAATACGTTGCTGAGTGCGAGCGGGTGCTGGAGGAGGCGGGGCTTTCCTATCGCCTGCACGCATACGGTACCAATATCGAGGGGGACTGGGATAAGGTGATGGCGGCAGTTAAAGAGTGCCACGAGCGGGTGCATCAAATGGGCGCCGACCGAATCAGTTCCAGTCTGAAATTGGGAACTCGTATTGACCGCGAGCAATCTATGCAGGATAAGATCGACAGTGTGCAAATGAAGTTGGACCAACGATAACAACACAGGAAAAACTATGACGAGCAATTTTAAGAAATCCCTGGTGGCCCTGGCCGGTGCCCTGGCTTTGGCGGGCACAGCCCAGGCTGCAGATTTCTCTGCTGCCATTAAGGGGGATCATCGCAACAAGGATTATGTCGCCCGCGATCAGTACCGCAATCCAGCGGAGACCCTGAAGTTTATGGGGATCGAGCCGGATATGACGGTAGTGGAAATTACTCCGGGTGGCGGTTGGTACACCGAAATTCTGGGGCCCTACCTGAGTAAGGAAGGGACCTTATATGCGGCGCACTTCCCTGAGAATAGTGAGTCCGACTACTTCAAGCGCTCCCTGAAGAACTTCAAAGCGAAGCTGGCTGCCAATGATAAGGCCTACAAGAAAGTGATTGTGACTGAGTTTGCCCCGCAAACCGGTCGCGAGATTGCTCCGGCAGGCAGTGCCGATGCCGTAGTAACTTTCCGCAACGTACACAACTGGATGTATCGCGATTATGCCGATGAAGCTTTTGCCAGCTTTTTTGCCGCGCTGAAGCCCGGTGGTGTTCTGGGGATCGTTGAGCACCGTGCCAAGCCAGGTACCAGCCTGGAAGATATGGTGAAAAGTGGTTATGTCACCCAGGAGTATGTTATCGACCTGGCTAAAAAAGCGGGCTTTGAGTTCGAAGAGGCCAGCGAGGTAAATGCGAACCCCAAAGACACTGCTGACCACCCCAAAGGCGTATGGACCTTACCACCGGTAATGCGCTTGGGTGAAGAGGACCGTGAAAAGTATCTCGCTATCGGCGAGAGCGATCGTATGACCCTGCGCTTCCGCAAACCCAAGTCCTGATCGTTTTACAATATTCTGGGGGTGGCTATGGCTGCTCCCAGCCTACCTGAATTAGTCGCTGTATGATTATTCCCTTCGAACAACTAGATGCCGATACCCTGCAAAGTCTGCTGGAAGAGTACGCCACTCGCGAGGGCACCGAATACGGTGAGCGTGAAGTGGAACTGGTGGACAAAGTTGCCAGCCTGCGTCGCCAGCTGCAATCCGGCCAAGTGGTGATCTGGTTTGAGCCCGGTGAAGAAACTGTAAACTTGGTCCTGGCCGAGGACCTGCCCCCCGATGTCTGAATGGTTAATCGATAGCCCGAGTGAGCCCTGTGCGCGCTTTCTATTTGCCCATGGCGCCGGGGCACCGATGGACAGTGAGTTTATGCAGTTCCTGGCGCAGGGGTTGTGTGAGCAGGGTGTGGAAGTTGTCCGTTTTGAGTTTCCCTATATGGCGCAGCGGCGCACCGGGGGAAGTAAGCGGCCACCCAATACCATGCCCCAGCTACAAGAGTCTTTCCGCGAGCAAATCGTCCAGCTAGGCCCCGAGTTGCCCCTGTTTATCGGTGGTAAGTCCATGGGCGGGCGCGTGGCGAGTCTATTGGCGGATGAATACTGGGGGCAGAAGGCGATTGCCGGTGCCGTGTGCCTGGGATATCCGTTTCACCCCCAGGGCAAGCCGGAAAAGCTGCGTACCGAGCACTTGGTGGATATTCGTTGCCAGACCTTGGTGATTCAGGGAGATCGGGACCCATTAGGCAGTCGGGCTGAGGTAGAAGGCTACGGTTTGGCGAACACCATTGAGGTCGAGTGGCTGGAAGATGGCGATCACGACTTTAAACCCCGTCGCGCCAGCGGTTTTAACCAACTTCAGCATTGGCAATCCGCAGTAGAATTGGCCGCCCGGTTTATGCTGCGATCTCCAGGACAGTGATGCGCTCTTCCCGCACCATCAGTGGGTTGAGTAGGTTCATCTGCGCGCGGCGCTCCTGGCTGGTATACCAGTGTTGCCAATGGAGCTCAGATTGCCATTTGGAGAGTGTAAAGCGCCGCAGGGGATTGCCCTTCTCGATATAGGTCTGCCCCTCGATAAAACCTACGGTGCGGTAGGCGCAAGTGAGGATTTTGCGGGCGGCCTCTTCATAGCTGTCCTGCATTTCTGCCGCAATTTCCCGTTCTATTAACACATAGATCATTGTCAGCCCGAATTGCGTTAGCCCTATGAGGATTTTAGTGCGGGTGCAGGGGAATTACCGCGCGGGCCTCTTGCCCCTGGAGATGACGACGGCGGTAAAATTGCGCACAATGATACTTATGAAGTCAGATCACACCTTAGATGCCCGCGGCCTCCTGTGCCCGGAACCCGTCATGATGCTGCATTCAGCGGTGCGTAAAGTCGCCGATGGTGAAGTGTTGAAAATGGTTGCTAGCGACCCCTCCACTCAGCGGGATGTGCCCAAGTTCTGCCAATTTCTTGGATATGAGCTGGTACAGCACGCAGAGGAAAATGACGAATTCGTCTACTGGATTAAAAAAGCGGAATAGCGGGTCGCCGTTGCTCCAGCCCCCATGCCATTGGCGGGGGCTGGCACACTCCTGAATATTAAGACTCAACAGTCCCTAGGGAGCTGTCACCAGGGCAGCGATAGCGGCCAGGGCTTCGGGGTCCTCGGATTTAATTTTGTTAGCGATATGGTGTTGGAAAAAGTACCGGAATCCCTCGCTCTCCTGCGCGGGGTACAGGCAGTGATCCCCCGGTAAAACCGGAGTGGTTTCAACAATATCGTGGTCTATTAGCATGCCGTGAATATCCCCGTCGGCGTGCAACCTCCAGCTGACGACCTCAATCAGTGTCAGGTTCTCGCGCTGTTCATCCATAAACACAGCGTGGGTG
This DNA window, taken from Microbulbifer sp. MKSA007, encodes the following:
- a CDS encoding glutaminyl-peptide cyclotransferase; the encoded protein is MNRLLVNSWILLLLYAPWLQSAAAETQLQTIPFSILEERQRGGDHFTQGLFYDGQRWWESSGRYRRSWLAEYTDPGANPVRRKWLARNRFAEGLTVLHDKLYLLTYKAGEVHVYHADKLQHLKVMHYRGEGWGLTSNGQQLIMSNGSGELVFRDPDTFEVVRHLKVQGGGKNWSRLNELEFAQGLIWANIWQEKQIIAIDPESGQVRGIIDLSALNPAGRNHPDTVANGIAWDKAKNGLWITGKYWKQLYLIRPAGLGFERTSRVSNADP
- a CDS encoding DUF502 domain-containing protein, whose amino-acid sequence is MTRIKTFITLTLLGGLAVVLPIAIFVLLFQWLFGQVSDLVAPAVVWLEAHTEFKNTLARLVVIALILGGCFAIGLLVKTSVGSWLHRHVDHWLGRLAPGYSTIKDVVIQFIGGGGEGVLAGPVAKVRIHGIDNPLTVTAIVTSQHPNGDMTVYVPTAPVPTSGFVFHVPAECVEILPGVSVEAAMKTIVACGSGSANLLSSEKKETGAPST
- the mnmC gene encoding bifunctional tRNA (5-methylaminomethyl-2-thiouridine)(34)-methyltransferase MnmD/FAD-dependent 5-carboxymethylaminomethyl-2-thiouridine(34) oxidoreductase MnmC translates to MSEPDKKYAEIEWREDGQPLSRAYDDIYFSSASGLEETRYVFLQQNALAERWQQLAENGTFTIAETGFGTGLNFLAAAELWQKTAPESARLHFISVEKFPLRPNDLRRALDLWPQLAPFAQPLIDSYPPLLAAGIHRLHFGPVSLTLIIGEASEALNSLRLQRDSDHQVDAWFLDGFAPAKNPDMWAPELFNNMAALSSPSATFATFTCAGLVKRGLRDAGFSLRKVPGFGRKREMLCGTLESPQVSETRETPWHLPHQESKPPKTVAIVGAGIASATIARALAERGIDVQVFEQGEEPGSGGSGNDQGILYAKLSPKPGPNGDFNLHALMFAQRYYRSRCSKVSHFSGLLQLAQNEREQQLQSQVAATLAESDGQLLAEPVDARAASSLAGVDLPVGGLHFPHAGWIEPRKVCATLLQHPNINLHSNSLVKELERELSGWSVKTDRSDFQFDAVVLCGANDIRQFAPAAALPLKPIRGQVSRATATENSSQLQMALCGEGYITPAYQGRQSFGATFKLKETATDLRVSEHSENLQTLAELLPKIADEFSQQSLTGRAALRAATPDYLPLAGPLPNWDSINDTYVALRKNRKQYVPERADYQQGLYVMGGLGSRGFTYAPLTAEVLTAWMLNEPLPVSATLAKALHPARFAIRDLGRNRDIK
- the fldB gene encoding flavodoxin FldB, coding for MQSSQAPIGLFYGSSTCYTEMAAEKIRQCIGPQWIDIHNIAEADITLAEDYDFLLFGIPTWDYGELQEDWENIWDDLAALDLHEKKVALFGLGDQEGYPQWFQDALGYLHSQLLACGARAVGYWSAEGYEFEESKGLTADGSQFVGLALDEENEFDLSEERIQRWCDQVMREFGLQDGG
- the trmL gene encoding tRNA (uridine(34)/cytosine(34)/5-carboxymethylaminomethyluridine(34)-2'-O)-methyltransferase TrmL, producing the protein MFKIVLYQPEIAPNTGNIIRLCANTGAELHLIEPLGFDMDDKRLRRAGLDYSEYSRVVRHKDWQTFIDSEQPARVLALSTKGSKSHTAIEFQADDAIVFGPETRGLPAEFLQAVGAENTLRIPMRAESRSINLSNAAAIVIYEAWRQLDFSGAVSQQ
- a CDS encoding ACT domain-containing protein codes for the protein MQQHLVISMISDDKPGVVEKLSAVIADNGGNWEDSHMAHFAGKFAGILRVAVPADKSETLKEALSALANAGYNLVIEDAIAVSAKPQQTLTLKLVGNDRPGIVREISRALTVHHINMEHLETTYGSTPWSGEPLFNAECTISVAEDIDLDGLRDDLDQIANELGVEIDCEEIATPI
- a CDS encoding MTH1187 family thiamine-binding protein: MKPISKYFNEGLLMNVIADLCVIPIGVGVSVSKYVAECERVLEEAGLSYRLHAYGTNIEGDWDKVMAAVKECHERVHQMGADRISSSLKLGTRIDREQSMQDKIDSVQMKLDQR
- a CDS encoding methyltransferase, which codes for MTSNFKKSLVALAGALALAGTAQAADFSAAIKGDHRNKDYVARDQYRNPAETLKFMGIEPDMTVVEITPGGGWYTEILGPYLSKEGTLYAAHFPENSESDYFKRSLKNFKAKLAANDKAYKKVIVTEFAPQTGREIAPAGSADAVVTFRNVHNWMYRDYADEAFASFFAALKPGGVLGIVEHRAKPGTSLEDMVKSGYVTQEYVIDLAKKAGFEFEEASEVNANPKDTADHPKGVWTLPPVMRLGEEDREKYLAIGESDRMTLRFRKPKS
- a CDS encoding YheU family protein, with translation MIIPFEQLDADTLQSLLEEYATREGTEYGEREVELVDKVASLRRQLQSGQVVIWFEPGEETVNLVLAEDLPPDV
- a CDS encoding alpha/beta hydrolase, which codes for MSEWLIDSPSEPCARFLFAHGAGAPMDSEFMQFLAQGLCEQGVEVVRFEFPYMAQRRTGGSKRPPNTMPQLQESFREQIVQLGPELPLFIGGKSMGGRVASLLADEYWGQKAIAGAVCLGYPFHPQGKPEKLRTEHLVDIRCQTLVIQGDRDPLGSRAEVEGYGLANTIEVEWLEDGDHDFKPRRASGFNQLQHWQSAVELAARFMLRSPGQ
- a CDS encoding antibiotic biosynthesis monooxygenase, whose product is MIYVLIEREIAAEMQDSYEEAARKILTCAYRTVGFIEGQTYIEKGNPLRRFTLSKWQSELHWQHWYTSQERRAQMNLLNPLMVREERITVLEIAA
- the tusA gene encoding sulfurtransferase TusA, producing MKSDHTLDARGLLCPEPVMMLHSAVRKVADGEVLKMVASDPSTQRDVPKFCQFLGYELVQHAEENDEFVYWIKKAE